GAGCTTATTTGTCATAACTAGGGAGAATATCACGCCATTTTAATTAAATAAGTGCACTGGAGTCCGCAAGCAGCTCATAAACGCTCAATTGTTCCCAATAAGGTCTCTGGTGTCCGTAAAAATTCTGAACGCATGAAAAAAATGTATGGACATACCTGAGGTAGAAGAAAGCTCGTTGGTAGAATAATAAAAGTGGCGCACAGTGAAAATCCTGTGCGCCACTTTTATTTAACTAGCTGCATTCGTGATCGCTTCGCATTCGTCCGAGCAATGACCACTATGCTCTTGTTCGCAGTCCTCACAGCAAAGATGCTGAAGATGGCAAGCATCGTTCGCGCAGTTGATGTATACGTCAGTTGGCTGACCGCAGTGATGACAACTTCCGACAATGATATCCTCGTCGGTATGGTTAATCTGCACGGAGGTCCGCTCATCGAACACATAACATTTTCCATCAAACAGCCGGCCCTGTACCTCAGGGTCTTTACCATAGGATACAATGCCGCCATCCAGTTGGTACACCTGCCCAAAGCCTTCCTTCATCATAAACCCGCTTAATAACTCACAGCGGATTCCACCTGTACAGTAGGTCAGAATTGGCTTGTCCTTTAGATCGCTCATATTCTCACGAATCCAATCCGGGAATTCTTTGAAGCTGTCCACTTCAGGGCGAATGGAGCCGCGGAAATGACCAAGATCGTATTCGTAGCCGGTACGGCCATCTAGAATCACCACATCATCGCGCTGCATCATGTCATAGAAATCTTTAGGCGCCAGATGCTCTCCAGTGATCACGTTAGGGTCCAATTCCTCCTCGACCCGGAAAGTTACAAGTTCCTTTTTATAACGCACGAAAAGCTTTTTGAAGGCATGACCCTCAGCCTCATCGATCTTGAAGACGATATCGCTAAACAGCGGGTTTGCGCGCAGATCCTTCATGTATTGCTCGGTTTGGGCAATTGTGCCGGAGAGAGTCCCGTTAATGCCCTCATCTGAGATGAGAATCCGACCTTTTACGTCAAGTTCTTTGCAGTAAGCTAAATGCTCTTGGGCGAATAGTTCTGCTTCTGGCAATTTTACAAACTTATAGTAAAGCAGAATCGCATATTCCGATTGTGGGTTCATTCTTTTTCACCTTTATCATTAGAATTAGATTACTAAATAAACAATTAAGTATAAAAAGTATTGTACCATATTATAAAGTATAGACAAGAGATATGGAACCGTAATATGAAGAAAACTGGTATAAATAGCATTTTCGGGGATACTTCGATTAAGGTCAGCCAGAAATTCTGGTTGACCTTTTTTTGTTCCAAGTGTGTCATATATATTTGACATTTCGCCAATGTGTCATATATATTGTACACGAGGGGGGCTTGTATGAACAAAGTTAAAGAATATAGGCAGATTGCCCAACTGACGCAAATGGAGCTAGCAACTCGTGTTGGCATCGCCCGCCAGACTGTAAATCTTATTGAGAACGATAAATATAATCCATCATTATCCTTATGTATTGCGCTTGCTAAGATCCTACACACAGACCTGAACACATTATTCTGGGAGGAAGAGCAATGAAGAACAAAATTTTGAATCGTCTGTTAGGTGTAACAGATGACCGTGATGAGTATCAACTGCAAGAAATCTATAAAGAGCTGGCATTTTCGGGGGCATTAATGTTCTACCTTTCTATGCCTCTTATGTTCATATGTTTTCTAATTGATACGATTAAGAACACACTTAGCGTCGGGACAATAGGCCTCTTAATTGTGAATATGATTTACGCTAGCAAAGTGTTTTTCCGGATTCGCAAAAAAGAGCTGGATTCACTAGAATGTGCCAGTGAAGAGGAGTACAGGGTGAAGATCAAGAAGCTGCGTAAAGGTGGATTTCAGGCAGGTCTTTATTGGGGATTGTTAATGTTTATACTAAATGCATACATACTACCTTATCTCGCAAGTGGTCGCATTGAACTAACCTGGAGAAATTTTATCATCTGGCTATGCGGAGGGATACTCTTTGGCGTAACAATGTACATTATAAGCAAGTC
This window of the Paenibacillus sp. FSL R10-2734 genome carries:
- a CDS encoding DUF3278 domain-containing protein codes for the protein MKNKILNRLLGVTDDRDEYQLQEIYKELAFSGALMFYLSMPLMFICFLIDTIKNTLSVGTIGLLIVNMIYASKVFFRIRKKELDSLECASEEEYRVKIKKLRKGGFQAGLYWGLLMFILNAYILPYLASGRIELTWRNFIIWLCGGILFGVTMYIISKSKLKKCY
- a CDS encoding rhodanese-related sulfurtransferase, with the translated sequence MNPQSEYAILLYYKFVKLPEAELFAQEHLAYCKELDVKGRILISDEGINGTLSGTIAQTEQYMKDLRANPLFSDIVFKIDEAEGHAFKKLFVRYKKELVTFRVEEELDPNVITGEHLAPKDFYDMMQRDDVVILDGRTGYEYDLGHFRGSIRPEVDSFKEFPDWIRENMSDLKDKPILTYCTGGIRCELLSGFMMKEGFGQVYQLDGGIVSYGKDPEVQGRLFDGKCYVFDERTSVQINHTDEDIIVGSCHHCGQPTDVYINCANDACHLQHLCCEDCEQEHSGHCSDECEAITNAAS
- a CDS encoding helix-turn-helix transcriptional regulator; amino-acid sequence: MNKVKEYRQIAQLTQMELATRVGIARQTVNLIENDKYNPSLSLCIALAKILHTDLNTLFWEEEQ